The nucleotide window GCCTGAACGGCTTCCAGGGAATCGGCTTCGACGATTTCAACGCCAGGAACAGCCTGAGTAACGGCCTGTTTAAGTGCCGCTCGGAACAACGGATGGTCATCCGCAATGATTATCTTCTGCGCCAGTTGCATTCAGCTAATCTCCCTCGTTACCCGCTCTCAGTCCGTGACAACGTGTAAATGTATCTGCTTATAGAGTGCAAAACCCGTTGGCTGCACCCGATTATATTAACACCACTTTTAAAGCAAAACTCCCCCCCGACCTAAAAAACCGGGAGGGAGTAAGGGAATTGCAGGCCGAAATTAATTCAGCAACACAATTACTTACGGTTCATACGATGTTCGATCAGATCATCGACCACTGACGGATCAGCCAGAGTTGAGGTATCACCCAGCGCATCAAAGTCATCTTCGGCGATCTTACGCAGAATCCGACGCATGATCTTACCGGAACGGGTCTTCGGCATGCCCGGTGCAAACTGAATCAGATCGGGAGAAGCGATTGGACCGATCTCTGACCGGACATGCATGCGCAGCTCTTTCAGCAGTTCATCAGACTGTTCAAAGCCCGCCTGCAGGGTTACATAAACATAGATACCCTGCCCCTTCACTTCATGCGGATAACCCACCACAGCCGCTTCAGCGACAGCAGGGTGTGCCACCAGCGCAGACTCGACCTCTGCGGTACCCATACGGTGCCCGGATACGTTGATTACATCATCCACACGACCGGTAATCCAGTAGTAGCCATCTTCATCACGACGGGCACCGTCACCGGTAGTGTAATACCCCTTATAAGTGGTGAAGTAGGTCTGAATAAAGCGCTCATGATCGCCCCAGATAGAACGACTCTGACCCGGCCAGGAATCTTTGATGACCAGGTTACCATCGGTGGCACCTTCCAGCTCGTTACCATCCGCATCCAGCAGCGCAGGCTGAACACCAAAGAATGGACGGGAAGCTGCACCCGGCTTAGCCGCTGTGGCACCCGGCAGTGGCAGAATCATCATGCCGCCAGTCTCGGTCTGCCACCAGGTATCAACGATAGGACAACGGCTCTGACCGATAATACGGTAGTACCACTCCCACGCTTCAGGGTTAATCGGCTCACCCACAGAACCCAGGATACGCAGACTGGAGAGATCAGAATCACCCAGCACATCTTCACCCTGCTGCATCAGCGCACGAATCGCTGTAGGAGCGGTGTAGAACTGGTTAACTTTATGCTTTTCAATCACACGACCAAAACGACTGTTATCCGGATAGCTCGGCACACCTTCAAACATCAGGGACGTGCCACCGTTGGCCAGCGGACCGTAAACGATATAACTGTGACCGGTTACCCAGCCGACATCCGCAGTACACCAGTAAATATCACCTTCTTTATAATCGAAAGCATATTCATGGGTCATCGCGGCATACACCATGTAACCACCGGTCGTGTGCTTCAGACCTTTCGGCGCACCGGTAGAACCCGAGGTGTAGAGAATAAACATCGGCGCTTCAGCTTCCATCTCTTCTGCAGGACAATCAGCAGACGCTTCAGCAACTAAGTCCTCATACCAAACATCAACATCAGTCCAGGCAACATCCTGCTCAACGCGCTTAACAACGATAACACTTTCAACCAGCGCCTTCGCCGCTGCATGCTCCAGTGCCTTATCAACATTCTGCTTAAGAGGAACCGACTTACCGGCACGCAGTGAATAGTTAGAGGTCACCACCACCTTAGACTCGGCACCCTCAATACGGGCCGCCAGCGCCTCAGGCGAGAAGCCACCAAATACAATAGAGTGCACCGCACCGATACGGGTACAGGCCAGCATCGCAACAGCCGCCTCAGGGATCATTGGCATATACAGGGTAACCACGTCACCCTTTTCAACGCCACGGGCTTTCAGTGCATTGGCAAACTTACAGACACGCTGATGCAGATCGCGGTAGGTGATGTTTTCAGAATCACTCGGGTCATCGCCTTCCCAGATAATGGCAACCTGATCGCCCCGGGTTTCCAGATGGCGATCGAGACAGTTATAGGAAGCGTTCAGCGTCCCATCTTCAAACCAGCGAATATCAACATTATGGGGATCAAAAGTGGTGTTTTTGACTTTGGTATACGGCTTGAACCAATCCAGGCGCTTACCTTCTTCGCCCCAGAAAGCATCCGGGTCGTTGATGGACTGTTCATACATCGCCAGATATTTTTCATTATTGATATGCGCAGTCGCAGCCAGCTCTTCGCTAACTGGATATACCTTAGAATCGCTCATGTGAGATGCCCTTAGCTTGTTATTTATTCTGTGCAGTAACTGTAGTTATCAATCACAAGGAATCAAACTCCCGATAACCACGTCCCCTATCCCTGCTCTACCGATATTATTGTTATTGACGGTGAGATTTTCAGGTAGTTAATATTCAGAGTAAGACGGTGACTCTGTAACTATTATTTTTTGTGGTTAATGTTATACCGAAGTGACCGATTACTCCTGAATTAGACATTGGTCTATCCGGCGCTGGCCATTAGTCGTAGGAAGCCGCTTTCATACGACTTTAGTCGAATAATTGAGCAGAAATTTAACCCCTCAGCTTTTCAATTCGGCATCAAGATCGATTCCCGCCTCGCGAATCCGGGCCAGTTTATAGCGCAGTGTCCGGGGACTGATACCCAGCTTTTCAGCCGCCTCTTTACGACTGCCACCGGTCTCCCGAAGCGTTTCGATAATCAGCTGAAACTCATGCTGTTTCATATCATTGCCCAGCTGACTGCTGTCATCAGGTGTAACGCTGACAGAACTGATCCGCCCGGCCATCTCCGCGGTGTGCATACTACCGGGCTGAATGTGCAGATCAGCAGGACCAATCAGCGCGCCCTGTTGCAGAATAAGCGCCCGCTGCACGATATTATCAAGCTCCCGCACATTACCGGGCCAGTGATAAGCCTGCAGGGTGCATTGCGCATCCGCGCTGAGAGAAACAGCGGTACGGTTCATTTTACGTGAGTATTTTGCCAACAGACGCTGCGCCAGCGGCACGATATCGCCAA belongs to Amphritea atlantica and includes:
- the acs gene encoding acetate--CoA ligase; the encoded protein is MSDSKVYPVSEELAATAHINNEKYLAMYEQSINDPDAFWGEEGKRLDWFKPYTKVKNTTFDPHNVDIRWFEDGTLNASYNCLDRHLETRGDQVAIIWEGDDPSDSENITYRDLHQRVCKFANALKARGVEKGDVVTLYMPMIPEAAVAMLACTRIGAVHSIVFGGFSPEALAARIEGAESKVVVTSNYSLRAGKSVPLKQNVDKALEHAAAKALVESVIVVKRVEQDVAWTDVDVWYEDLVAEASADCPAEEMEAEAPMFILYTSGSTGAPKGLKHTTGGYMVYAAMTHEYAFDYKEGDIYWCTADVGWVTGHSYIVYGPLANGGTSLMFEGVPSYPDNSRFGRVIEKHKVNQFYTAPTAIRALMQQGEDVLGDSDLSSLRILGSVGEPINPEAWEWYYRIIGQSRCPIVDTWWQTETGGMMILPLPGATAAKPGAASRPFFGVQPALLDADGNELEGATDGNLVIKDSWPGQSRSIWGDHERFIQTYFTTYKGYYTTGDGARRDEDGYYWITGRVDDVINVSGHRMGTAEVESALVAHPAVAEAAVVGYPHEVKGQGIYVYVTLQAGFEQSDELLKELRMHVRSEIGPIASPDLIQFAPGMPKTRSGKIMRRILRKIAEDDFDALGDTSTLADPSVVDDLIEHRMNRK